One Arthrobacter sp. StoSoilB19 DNA window includes the following coding sequences:
- the trpS gene encoding tryptophan--tRNA ligase, whose protein sequence is MTSQTSSTAKKRILSGAKPTADSLHLGNYIGAVRNWVDMQAEYDAVFFIPDLHAITVDFDPAELAKRTRIVAAQYIAAGIDPDKSIFFVQSHVPEHAQLAWALNCITGFGEASRMTQFKDKTQKSGADSATLGLFAYPTLMAADILLYQSDLVPVGEDQRQHLELTRNLAQRFNTRFGHTFTVPEATIVKESAKIYDLQNPSAKMSKTGESPNGAIQLLEDPKIAAKRIKSAVTDAGTDIRFDPEEKPGVSNLLTIYSSLTGKSVAELEAEYQGKMYGHLKVDLAEVVVDFITPLRNRTNELMADPAELDRLLALGAERAREIASVTLAQVYERMGFLPSLSLAGVR, encoded by the coding sequence ATGACCAGCCAGACTTCCTCCACTGCCAAGAAGCGCATCCTTTCCGGTGCCAAGCCCACCGCCGACTCCCTGCACCTGGGCAACTACATCGGTGCCGTGCGCAACTGGGTGGACATGCAGGCGGAGTACGACGCCGTCTTTTTCATCCCGGACCTGCACGCCATCACAGTGGACTTCGACCCCGCCGAGCTGGCCAAGCGGACCCGCATTGTGGCTGCCCAGTACATCGCGGCCGGCATCGACCCGGACAAGAGCATCTTCTTCGTCCAGTCCCATGTTCCCGAGCATGCGCAGCTTGCGTGGGCGCTGAACTGCATTACCGGGTTTGGCGAGGCTTCCCGGATGACCCAGTTCAAGGACAAAACCCAGAAGTCCGGCGCGGACTCCGCAACACTGGGCCTGTTCGCCTACCCCACCCTGATGGCCGCGGACATTCTCCTGTACCAGAGCGACCTCGTGCCCGTCGGCGAGGACCAGCGGCAGCACCTGGAACTGACGCGGAACCTGGCGCAGCGTTTCAATACCCGGTTCGGCCACACCTTCACGGTTCCGGAGGCCACGATCGTCAAGGAAAGCGCCAAGATCTACGACCTCCAGAATCCCAGCGCCAAGATGTCCAAGACGGGGGAGTCGCCCAACGGTGCCATCCAGCTGCTGGAGGATCCCAAGATCGCAGCCAAGCGCATCAAGTCGGCAGTGACCGACGCCGGCACGGACATCCGCTTCGACCCTGAGGAAAAGCCCGGCGTGTCCAACCTGCTGACCATCTACTCCTCGCTGACGGGCAAGTCCGTGGCGGAGCTTGAAGCCGAGTACCAGGGCAAGATGTACGGCCACCTCAAGGTTGACCTCGCCGAAGTTGTGGTGGACTTCATCACCCCGCTGCGCAACCGGACCAATGAGCTGATGGCAGATCCCGCCGAGCTTGACCGGCTGCTGGCCCTTGGCGCTGAGCGGGCCCGCGAGATCGCCTCCGTCACCCTGGCCCAGGTCTACGAGCGCATGGGCTTCCTGCCGTCCCTCAGCCTCGCGGGAGTCCGCTAG
- a CDS encoding 2'-5' RNA ligase family protein: MSSGKVTARGGACSAGQVEQTLADRLGDQPGRNAAANHEVARSEEVSVGVILGFPADIAEELQRWRASFGDPLADVVPAHITLVTTTPTQDWEATLRHVREVARCQSPFMVTIAGTGTFRPVSPVVFINVEDGFEHCVDLHRKLQQGPLHRELPFAYHPHVTIAHDVAPESLDEAETVLKNYKATFPVVSMGLYEHDADGIWQLREELDFGTETDNNAGTRFTDAAADTPTDAG; encoded by the coding sequence ATGTCTTCGGGAAAAGTCACCGCCAGGGGAGGTGCCTGCTCTGCCGGCCAGGTGGAGCAGACCCTGGCTGACCGCTTGGGAGACCAGCCAGGCCGGAATGCGGCGGCGAACCATGAGGTGGCCCGCAGCGAAGAGGTCAGCGTGGGCGTCATCCTGGGCTTTCCAGCAGACATCGCCGAAGAGCTGCAGCGCTGGCGGGCGTCGTTCGGTGACCCGCTGGCGGACGTGGTACCGGCCCACATTACGCTGGTCACCACCACCCCCACCCAGGACTGGGAAGCGACCCTCCGGCATGTCCGCGAAGTGGCCCGCTGCCAGAGCCCGTTCATGGTGACCATCGCCGGGACCGGAACTTTCCGGCCCGTTTCCCCCGTAGTCTTCATCAATGTGGAGGACGGGTTCGAGCACTGCGTGGACCTGCACCGCAAGCTCCAGCAGGGCCCACTCCACCGTGAACTGCCCTTTGCCTACCATCCGCACGTCACCATCGCCCACGATGTCGCCCCGGAAAGCCTTGACGAGGCCGAAACGGTGCTGAAGAACTACAAGGCCACCTTCCCTGTGGTTAGCATGGGACTCTACGAGCACGATGCCGACGGCATCTGGCAGCTACGGGAAGAGCTGGATTTTGGGACCGAAACTGACAACAACGCCGGCACCCGGTTCACGGACGCTGCCGCGGACACCCCAACCGACGCAGGGTAA
- a CDS encoding YihY/virulence factor BrkB family protein, with protein MALVQWLTARLNVLRPMRAFRHYTLHYGPLMSAGIGFNMFFSVTGLLATGFSIAGLVLSGQPALLDTVIGSVAASAPGLLKVNGGPGLVDPKDMLDPNGLGWTAVIGALVTVVTSLGWINGLRDGLRGVLQLPPLIVNPIVMKLRDAGTLLLLGVALVISGGASLVFGTLAGWVADFLHLSDALAGPLTTSVKIVVPLVLNWVTALIMFRLAAGLKLSRQALVEGTGLAAVGTTILQIFSTELLGGASRNPILAPFAIIIGLLIWFNLVSQVYLVSAGWAAVREADLESDAPPRKTILGARRTTPQT; from the coding sequence ATGGCCTTGGTTCAGTGGCTCACCGCCCGCCTGAACGTCCTGCGCCCCATGCGCGCCTTCCGGCACTACACCCTCCACTACGGGCCGCTGATGAGCGCCGGCATTGGCTTCAACATGTTTTTCTCCGTCACAGGCCTGCTGGCCACCGGCTTCTCCATCGCCGGGCTGGTCCTCAGCGGCCAGCCGGCGCTGCTGGACACCGTTATCGGCAGCGTGGCCGCCAGCGCACCGGGCCTACTGAAAGTCAACGGCGGACCGGGGCTGGTGGACCCCAAGGACATGTTGGATCCCAACGGCCTCGGCTGGACCGCGGTCATCGGTGCGCTGGTAACGGTGGTCACATCACTCGGTTGGATCAACGGCCTCCGGGACGGCCTGCGCGGCGTCCTGCAGCTGCCGCCGCTGATCGTCAATCCCATCGTGATGAAGCTGCGCGACGCCGGAACCCTGCTGCTGCTGGGCGTGGCCCTGGTGATCAGCGGCGGTGCATCGCTGGTGTTCGGCACGCTGGCGGGTTGGGTAGCGGACTTCCTGCACCTCAGCGACGCCTTGGCCGGCCCGCTGACCACCTCCGTCAAAATCGTCGTCCCGCTGGTCCTGAACTGGGTCACGGCGCTGATCATGTTCCGGCTGGCCGCGGGGCTCAAGCTGTCCCGCCAGGCACTGGTCGAGGGCACCGGCCTGGCAGCCGTGGGCACCACCATACTGCAGATCTTCAGCACTGAACTTCTTGGCGGGGCCAGCCGCAATCCCATCCTGGCGCCGTTTGCCATCATCATCGGCCTGCTCATCTGGTTCAACCTCGTCAGCCAGGTCTACCTTGTCTCGGCAGGATGGGCGGCCGTCCGTGAAGCGGACCTGGAGTCGGACGCTCCTCCGCGCAAGACGATACTCGGCGCACGCCGAACCACGCCCCAAACATGA
- a CDS encoding extracellular solute-binding protein has product MTRPATGTIRKSLAVLSAAALLAVTAGCSSPSSNRAGDGPVEIRFSWWGNAGRAELTNKAIAEFEAANPNIKVKPEYGDISGYFDKLATQMAANDAPDVITMGGAYPAEYANRGALLDLTTVQGSLDLSRIDQGALENGQVKGKQYGVSTGANALAIVANPAVFAAAGVPLPDDSSWSWDDFARIAGDITAKSPQGTYGTATVLTHDSLDAFARQRGESLYTQDGQLGLGKQTVQDYFHYSLKLSESGAAPSASETVEKLNVSTEQTLMGMGKAAMMLTWSNSLTALSKASGADLKLLKLPGEKPTPGIWLQSSQFYTISARSKHTDAAAKLVNFLVNNPAAARIIQSDRGIPGNSDMRAAIQDMLTPQGKVEAEYINQIGKMDFAPTYIGPTGSTAVSEITARINTDVLFKRVTPDKAAEQWISESKAAIGK; this is encoded by the coding sequence ATGACGCGCCCTGCTACCGGAACAATCCGTAAATCCCTTGCCGTCCTCTCAGCCGCAGCCCTTCTGGCCGTGACGGCCGGCTGTTCCAGCCCGTCGTCCAACAGGGCCGGGGACGGGCCCGTGGAGATCCGCTTTTCCTGGTGGGGCAATGCCGGCCGGGCCGAGCTGACCAACAAGGCCATTGCTGAGTTTGAGGCCGCCAACCCCAACATCAAGGTCAAGCCGGAATATGGCGACATCAGCGGCTACTTCGACAAGCTCGCAACCCAGATGGCCGCCAACGACGCGCCGGATGTCATCACCATGGGGGGCGCCTACCCCGCCGAATACGCAAACCGCGGCGCGTTGCTGGACCTGACCACGGTGCAGGGCTCACTGGACCTGTCAAGGATCGACCAGGGCGCCCTGGAAAACGGACAGGTCAAGGGCAAACAGTACGGCGTTTCCACCGGCGCCAACGCACTGGCCATTGTGGCCAATCCCGCCGTCTTCGCGGCGGCAGGGGTTCCGCTGCCAGATGACAGCAGCTGGAGCTGGGACGACTTCGCCAGGATTGCCGGTGACATCACCGCCAAGAGCCCCCAGGGCACCTACGGAACTGCAACCGTGCTCACCCATGACTCCCTGGACGCCTTCGCCCGCCAGCGCGGCGAATCCCTGTACACCCAGGACGGACAGCTGGGACTGGGCAAGCAAACGGTGCAGGACTACTTCCACTACTCGCTGAAGCTTAGTGAATCCGGTGCCGCTCCGAGTGCTTCGGAGACGGTGGAGAAGCTCAATGTCAGCACTGAGCAGACCCTCATGGGCATGGGCAAGGCCGCAATGATGCTCACGTGGAGCAATTCACTGACCGCCCTCAGCAAGGCCTCCGGCGCAGACCTGAAACTGCTCAAGCTACCGGGGGAGAAGCCCACCCCGGGGATCTGGCTGCAGTCCTCGCAGTTCTACACCATCTCCGCACGCAGCAAGCACACGGACGCTGCCGCCAAGCTCGTGAACTTCCTGGTCAACAACCCGGCGGCGGCCAGGATCATCCAGAGCGACCGGGGCATCCCTGGCAACTCCGACATGCGCGCCGCCATCCAGGACATGCTCACCCCTCAGGGCAAGGTGGAGGCGGAGTACATCAACCAGATCGGCAAGATGGATTTCGCCCCAACGTACATCGGCCCCACCGGGTCAACCGCCGTCTCGGAGATCACCGCCCGGATCAACACGGACGTCCTTTTCAAGCGGGTCACGCCGGACAAGGCAGCCGAACAGTGGATCAGCGAGAGCAAGGCGGCTATCGGCAAGTAG
- a CDS encoding alpha/beta hydrolase has protein sequence MSRSEKVSFAGSTGEMLSGIIDVPEGPVKGWGVFSHGFTLGKDSPSAARMCKALADSGIGMLRFDNLGLGGSAGEWSAGSFSHKVADTVKAAEFMRSQGKEISLLVGHSFGGAAVLAAAREIPELDAVATVGAPFSPKHVAHVFDAALDRILSEGSAEVDLGGKRVEIRRHFVEDLENADLTDCIKQLHKPLMVLHSPTDNTVGIENASTIFQTARHPRNFVSLEGSDHLLTGKGQAARAARIIAAWADQYLDAAPA, from the coding sequence TTGTCCCGCTCCGAAAAAGTGTCCTTTGCCGGTTCCACCGGCGAGATGCTGTCCGGCATCATTGACGTCCCGGAGGGCCCCGTCAAGGGCTGGGGTGTCTTCTCGCACGGTTTCACGCTGGGCAAGGACAGCCCCTCCGCAGCGCGGATGTGCAAGGCGCTGGCGGACAGCGGCATCGGCATGCTGCGCTTCGACAACCTGGGCCTGGGCGGCTCCGCCGGGGAATGGTCCGCCGGCTCGTTCAGCCACAAGGTGGCCGACACGGTGAAGGCCGCGGAGTTCATGCGCAGTCAGGGCAAGGAGATCTCCCTGCTGGTGGGCCACTCGTTCGGCGGCGCCGCGGTTCTTGCCGCAGCGCGGGAGATTCCGGAGCTCGACGCCGTTGCCACCGTGGGAGCGCCCTTTTCCCCCAAGCATGTGGCCCACGTTTTCGATGCCGCGCTGGACAGGATCCTGAGCGAGGGCAGCGCCGAAGTTGACCTCGGAGGCAAGCGGGTGGAGATCCGCCGGCACTTCGTGGAGGACCTGGAGAACGCGGACCTGACGGACTGCATCAAGCAGCTGCACAAGCCCCTGATGGTGCTGCACTCCCCCACCGACAACACCGTGGGGATCGAGAATGCCAGCACCATCTTCCAGACGGCCAGGCATCCGAGGAACTTCGTGTCCCTTGAGGGCAGCGACCACCTGCTCACCGGCAAGGGCCAGGCCGCACGGGCGGCCAGGATCATCGCCGCCTGGGCGGACCAGTACCTCGACGCAGCACCTGCCTGA
- a CDS encoding succinate dehydrogenase iron-sulfur subunit — protein sequence MTAEIAEPASKVELPAGVGGGGEIPTFDVHMRVRRYNPEVSEEATWDDFHLTMYGTDRVLDALHKVKWEMDGTLSFRRSCAHGVCGSDAMRINGRNRLACKTLLKDLDTSKPITVEPIKGLPVEKDLIVDMEPFFQSYREVIPFLINKGHEPTRERLQSAEDRERFDDTTKCILCAACTSSCPVFWTDGQYFGPAAIVNAHRFIFDSRDDAGDMRLEILNDKEGVWRCRTTFNCSEACPRGIQVTQAIAEVKQAILARKI from the coding sequence ATGACCGCTGAAATCGCTGAGCCAGCCTCAAAGGTTGAACTTCCTGCCGGCGTTGGCGGGGGCGGGGAAATCCCCACGTTCGACGTCCACATGCGGGTCCGCAGGTACAACCCGGAGGTTTCCGAGGAAGCCACCTGGGATGATTTCCACCTGACCATGTACGGCACGGACCGTGTCCTGGATGCCCTGCACAAGGTGAAGTGGGAGATGGACGGCACCCTGTCCTTCCGCCGCTCCTGCGCCCACGGTGTGTGCGGCTCTGACGCCATGCGCATCAACGGCCGCAACCGCCTTGCCTGCAAAACGCTGCTGAAGGACCTGGACACGTCCAAGCCCATCACCGTGGAGCCCATCAAGGGTCTGCCGGTGGAGAAGGACCTGATCGTGGACATGGAGCCCTTCTTCCAGTCGTACCGCGAAGTCATCCCCTTCCTGATCAACAAGGGCCACGAGCCCACCCGGGAACGCCTCCAGTCCGCGGAGGACCGGGAGCGCTTTGACGACACCACCAAGTGCATCCTCTGCGCCGCGTGCACGTCCTCCTGCCCCGTGTTCTGGACGGACGGTCAGTACTTCGGCCCCGCCGCGATCGTCAACGCACACCGCTTCATCTTCGATTCCCGTGATGATGCCGGCGACATGCGCCTGGAGATCCTCAACGACAAGGAAGGCGTGTGGCGCTGCCGCACCACCTTCAACTGCTCCGAGGCATGCCCCCGCGGCATCCAGGTCACGCAGGCCATTGCGGAAGTCAAGCAGGCCATCCTGGCCCGCAAGATCTAG
- the sdhA gene encoding succinate dehydrogenase flavoprotein subunit, whose translation MQVHKYDVVIVGAGGAGMRAAIESGQRARTAVLTKLYPTRSHTGAAQGGMCAALANVEEDNWEWHTFDTVKGGDYLVDQDAAEVMAKEAIDAVLDLEKMGLPFNRTPEGRIDQRRFGGHTRDHGKAPVRRACYAADRTGHMILQTLYQNCVKHNVEFYNEYYVLDLLTVEEDAVREDGTPYKQKRVAGVVSYDLASGELHVFQAKSVVFASGGAGKVFKTTSNAHTLTGDGMGIAFRRGIPLEDMEFFQFHPTGLAGLGILLSEAARGEGAILRNSEGERFMERYAPTIKDLAPRDIVARSMANEVREGRGCGPNKDYVLLDLTHLEPAHIDAKLPDITEFARTYLGVEPYTEPVPVFPTAHYAMGGIPTNIETEVLQDNDTVVPGLYAAGEVACVSVHGSNRLGTNSLLDINVFGKRAGIAAAEYAKTAQFVELPENPLAYTTELLDIARNGTGDEKVAQIRKELQDTMDANMQVFRTADTLNQVLRDIASFEERYKRINVQDKGKRFNLDLLEAVELGFLLELAKVMTVAALHREESRGGHFREDFPERDDEKFMKHSMAYKDDHAPADGSAESIAGIRLATKPVVFTRYEPMVRKY comes from the coding sequence ATGCAGGTCCATAAGTACGACGTCGTCATCGTCGGTGCCGGTGGCGCTGGCATGCGCGCCGCGATCGAGTCCGGTCAGCGCGCGCGCACAGCAGTACTGACCAAGCTCTACCCCACCCGCTCGCACACCGGTGCGGCCCAGGGTGGCATGTGCGCAGCCCTTGCCAATGTCGAGGAAGACAACTGGGAATGGCACACGTTCGACACCGTCAAGGGCGGCGACTACCTGGTTGACCAGGACGCCGCGGAGGTCATGGCCAAGGAAGCCATCGACGCCGTGCTGGACCTGGAAAAGATGGGCCTGCCCTTCAACCGCACCCCCGAGGGCCGCATCGACCAGCGGCGCTTTGGTGGCCACACCCGCGACCACGGCAAGGCTCCGGTCCGCCGTGCATGCTACGCCGCGGACCGCACCGGCCACATGATCCTGCAGACCCTGTACCAAAACTGCGTCAAGCACAACGTTGAGTTCTACAACGAGTACTACGTTTTGGACCTGCTGACGGTCGAAGAGGATGCTGTCCGCGAAGACGGGACGCCCTACAAGCAGAAGCGCGTGGCCGGCGTCGTCTCCTACGATCTCGCCTCCGGTGAACTGCACGTGTTCCAGGCCAAGTCCGTGGTGTTCGCCTCCGGTGGCGCCGGCAAGGTCTTCAAGACCACGTCCAACGCCCACACCCTGACCGGTGACGGCATGGGCATCGCCTTCCGCCGCGGCATCCCCCTGGAGGACATGGAGTTCTTCCAGTTCCACCCCACCGGCCTGGCCGGGCTGGGCATCCTGCTGTCCGAGGCCGCCCGCGGTGAAGGTGCCATCCTCCGCAACTCGGAGGGTGAGCGCTTCATGGAGCGCTACGCCCCCACCATCAAGGACCTGGCACCGCGCGACATCGTGGCCCGCTCCATGGCCAACGAAGTCCGCGAAGGCCGCGGCTGCGGCCCGAACAAGGACTACGTCCTCCTGGACCTGACCCACCTGGAGCCGGCGCACATCGATGCGAAGCTGCCGGACATCACCGAGTTCGCCCGCACCTACCTGGGCGTGGAACCGTACACCGAGCCGGTGCCCGTGTTCCCCACCGCGCACTACGCGATGGGCGGCATCCCCACGAACATCGAAACCGAAGTGCTCCAGGACAACGACACCGTGGTCCCCGGGCTCTACGCCGCCGGCGAGGTGGCCTGCGTGTCCGTCCACGGTTCCAACCGCCTTGGCACCAACTCGCTCCTGGACATCAACGTGTTCGGCAAGCGTGCCGGCATCGCTGCCGCGGAATACGCCAAGACCGCCCAGTTCGTGGAACTGCCGGAGAACCCGCTGGCCTACACCACCGAACTGCTGGACATTGCCCGCAACGGCACCGGCGACGAAAAGGTGGCGCAGATCCGCAAGGAACTGCAGGACACGATGGACGCCAACATGCAGGTGTTCCGTACGGCGGACACCCTGAACCAGGTGCTGCGCGACATCGCATCCTTCGAGGAGCGGTACAAGCGCATCAATGTCCAGGACAAGGGCAAGCGCTTCAACCTGGACCTGCTCGAGGCCGTTGAGCTCGGCTTCCTGCTGGAACTGGCCAAGGTCATGACCGTGGCCGCCCTGCACCGTGAGGAATCCCGCGGCGGACACTTCCGCGAGGACTTCCCCGAGCGTGACGACGAGAAATTCATGAAGCACTCCATGGCGTACAAGGATGACCATGCGCCGGCTGACGGATCGGCGGAGTCAATCGCCGGTATCCGCCTCGCCACCAAGCCGGTTGTCTTTACCCGCTACGAGCCGATGGTGAGGAAGTACTAA
- a CDS encoding succinate dehydrogenase hydrophobic membrane anchor subunit — protein sequence MTATIESPRSGRIAPQYRRSSGSRGNFEMIAWLFMRLSGVVLVVLIFGHLFVNLMVGEGIHAIDFGFVAGKWADPFWQFWDLAMLWLAMLHGTNGVRTIINDYAEKTSTRRWLKTVLYAAAVVIILLGTLVIFTFNPCPVVNGVALPGGFCPA from the coding sequence ATGACTGCAACGATCGAGAGCCCCCGCAGCGGGCGGATCGCCCCCCAGTACCGCCGCAGCAGCGGCTCACGGGGCAACTTCGAGATGATCGCCTGGCTGTTCATGCGTCTCTCCGGCGTAGTGCTGGTGGTCCTCATCTTCGGCCACCTGTTCGTGAACCTCATGGTGGGCGAAGGCATCCACGCCATTGACTTCGGCTTCGTGGCCGGCAAGTGGGCAGACCCGTTCTGGCAGTTCTGGGACCTGGCCATGCTTTGGCTGGCAATGCTGCACGGCACCAACGGCGTCCGGACCATCATCAACGACTACGCAGAGAAGACGTCCACCCGCCGCTGGCTGAAGACCGTCCTCTACGCGGCCGCCGTCGTCATCATCCTCCTCGGCACGCTGGTCATCTTCACCTTCAACCCGTGCCCCGTGGTGAACGGCGTTGCCCTTCCGGGTGGATTCTGCCCTGCCTAG
- the sdhC gene encoding succinate dehydrogenase, cytochrome b556 subunit yields the protein MWSWVGHRITGVVIFFFLLVHVLDTSLVRVSPEAYTAVIGAYKNPLMALGETGLVAAIVFHAFNGLRIIAVDFWKKGAKYQRQMLWAVLALWVVTMVAFSIRHLSLALGGH from the coding sequence ATGTGGTCCTGGGTAGGACACCGCATTACCGGTGTAGTGATCTTTTTCTTCTTGTTGGTCCACGTCCTGGACACCTCCTTGGTGCGTGTGTCACCGGAGGCCTACACCGCTGTGATCGGCGCCTACAAGAACCCCCTGATGGCGCTGGGCGAGACCGGCCTTGTTGCCGCGATCGTGTTCCACGCCTTCAACGGCCTGCGGATCATTGCGGTCGACTTCTGGAAGAAGGGCGCAAAGTACCAGCGGCAGATGCTGTGGGCAGTCCTGGCCCTTTGGGTCGTGACCATGGTCGCCTTCTCCATCCGCCACCTGTCCCTCGCCCTCGGAGGTCACTAA
- a CDS encoding mannose-1-phosphate guanylyltransferase, whose product MSTDKVTSPASPLDRFIAVIPAGGVGTRLWPLSRAAAPKFLHDLTGSGSTLLRATYDRLHPLAGNRMLVVTGRAHRDAVCRQLPEVQDADLVLESEPKDSAAAIGLAAAILHERDPDTIMGSFAADQVISPDDLFQQAVREAIHTAATGKIVTIGIKPTHPSTGFGYIRSGKALHIEGAPSAHDVVEFVEKPDEVVAQQYVDSGDYVWNAGMFVAPVALMLKHLEANQPELFQGLQEIARAWDTPRRDEVTARIWPTLPKIAIDYAVAEPAAEAGDVAVVPGTFRWDDVGDFASVGRLNSAKEVDDVTVLGEGARVFTENSSGVVVTDTKRVIALIGIQDVVIVDTPDALLVTTMANSQRVKAAVDALKASGDTDVL is encoded by the coding sequence ATGAGTACAGACAAAGTGACAAGCCCGGCTTCACCCCTTGACCGCTTCATCGCGGTGATTCCGGCAGGCGGAGTGGGGACCCGCCTCTGGCCCCTGTCACGTGCAGCAGCTCCCAAGTTCCTTCACGATCTCACGGGATCGGGCAGCACGTTGCTGCGCGCCACCTATGACCGGCTGCACCCTTTGGCGGGCAACCGGATGCTGGTGGTGACCGGCCGGGCGCACCGCGACGCCGTATGCCGCCAGCTGCCCGAGGTGCAGGACGCCGACCTTGTCCTCGAGTCAGAGCCAAAGGACTCCGCTGCCGCCATCGGCCTTGCGGCGGCGATCCTGCACGAGCGCGATCCCGACACCATCATGGGTTCCTTCGCAGCCGACCAGGTGATCAGCCCGGATGATCTGTTCCAGCAGGCCGTCCGCGAAGCCATCCACACCGCTGCCACCGGCAAGATCGTCACCATCGGCATCAAGCCCACGCACCCGTCCACCGGCTTCGGCTACATCCGCTCCGGCAAGGCCCTGCACATTGAAGGCGCGCCCAGCGCCCACGACGTGGTGGAGTTCGTCGAAAAGCCGGACGAAGTGGTGGCCCAGCAGTACGTGGACAGTGGCGACTACGTGTGGAACGCCGGCATGTTCGTGGCACCGGTGGCGTTGATGCTCAAGCACCTTGAGGCGAACCAGCCCGAACTGTTCCAGGGGCTGCAGGAAATCGCCCGGGCGTGGGACACCCCCCGGCGCGACGAGGTCACGGCACGCATCTGGCCCACCCTGCCGAAGATCGCCATCGACTACGCAGTGGCCGAGCCCGCCGCCGAAGCCGGGGACGTCGCCGTCGTTCCCGGAACTTTCCGCTGGGACGATGTTGGCGACTTCGCCTCCGTTGGCCGCCTCAACAGTGCCAAGGAAGTGGACGACGTCACCGTCCTCGGCGAAGGTGCCCGCGTGTTCACCGAGAACTCAAGCGGCGTTGTGGTTACCGACACCAAGCGCGTGATCGCCCTGATCGGCATCCAGGACGTGGTCATCGTGGATACCCCGGACGCTTTGCTGGTGACCACCATGGCCAATTCCCAGCGCGTCAAGGCTGCCGTCGACGCACTTAAGGCAAGCGGCGACACGGACGTCCTCTGA
- a CDS encoding amidohydrolase: MRNYTTEAEPTALVAPWLEPLLPELIEFRRDLHAHPELSFKEFRTTDKLAERLEAAGLSPRRLEGTGLTVDVGEGPIATALRGDIDALPIIEETGLPFASKNHGVTHACGHDVHTTTMLGIALVLNRMHQEAPLGATVRIIFQPAEETMPGGAHACIEQGVLEGVPRILALHCDPRIEVGKVGTRIGAITSASDTIRIELSGRGGHTSRPHLTEDLVFALAQIAVNVPAVLSRRVDVRSGVSVVWGQITAGSAPNAIPGSGYMAGTMRCLDRDAWHAAGELLDEVVHQVAAPYGVDVHLEHTRGVPPVVNSEHETAIIEAAARAEIGESAVVLTPQSMGGEDFAWFLAELPGAMMRLGTKTPGGEDYDLHRGDYILDERALGLGIRVLTAAALRTIRDLEQAPLP; encoded by the coding sequence GTGCGCAACTACACTACTGAAGCCGAGCCCACCGCCCTGGTGGCTCCCTGGCTCGAACCGCTTTTGCCGGAACTGATCGAATTCCGGCGGGACCTGCATGCGCACCCGGAGCTGTCCTTCAAGGAGTTCCGCACCACGGACAAGCTTGCCGAGCGGCTCGAAGCCGCCGGCCTGAGTCCCCGCCGCCTGGAAGGCACCGGGCTGACCGTGGACGTGGGCGAAGGTCCCATCGCCACGGCGCTGCGCGGCGACATTGACGCCCTGCCCATCATCGAGGAGACGGGCCTGCCGTTCGCGTCGAAGAATCACGGCGTCACGCACGCCTGTGGCCATGACGTGCACACCACCACCATGCTGGGCATCGCCCTGGTATTGAACCGGATGCACCAGGAGGCACCCCTTGGGGCCACCGTCCGGATCATCTTCCAGCCTGCCGAGGAAACGATGCCCGGCGGCGCGCACGCCTGCATCGAACAGGGCGTCCTGGAGGGCGTCCCCCGGATCCTGGCCCTGCATTGCGACCCCCGGATTGAGGTGGGCAAGGTGGGAACGCGGATTGGTGCCATTACCTCGGCTTCGGACACCATCCGGATCGAACTCTCCGGCCGTGGCGGCCACACGTCGCGCCCGCACCTCACCGAGGATCTGGTGTTCGCGCTGGCCCAGATCGCCGTGAACGTACCGGCCGTGCTGTCCCGCCGGGTGGACGTCCGCAGCGGCGTCTCCGTGGTGTGGGGCCAGATCACCGCGGGCTCGGCACCCAATGCGATTCCCGGCAGCGGCTACATGGCCGGGACCATGCGCTGCCTGGACCGCGACGCTTGGCACGCTGCCGGCGAACTCCTTGACGAAGTGGTCCACCAGGTGGCCGCACCGTACGGCGTGGACGTCCACCTGGAGCACACCAGGGGGGTGCCGCCGGTGGTGAACTCGGAACACGAGACAGCCATCATCGAAGCTGCCGCCCGGGCCGAAATCGGCGAGAGCGCCGTGGTGCTGACGCCGCAGTCCATGGGCGGCGAGGATTTTGCCTGGTTCCTGGCGGAACTTCCGGGAGCCATGATGCGGCTGGGCACCAAGACGCCGGGCGGTGAGGACTACGACCTCCACCGCGGCGATTACATCCTGGACGAGCGCGCCCTTGGCCTGGGCATCCGGGTCCTCACCGCAGCGGCGCTGCGGACCATCCGGGACCTCGAGCAGGCACCGCTTCCGTAA